The genomic interval GCAGGCGGTCGAACCGCTGCTGCTCCAGACGCGCAGCTTCGCGCTCGTCGCCTCGCCGATCTGCCGCTCCGCCTTATCGCGCCTCGTGCGCGCCACTTTCCCCGACGTCGCCGTCATCTCCTACCTCGAGATTCCGGCGACCAAGCAGACCGAAATCGTCGCGACGATCGGCGCTGAAGCGCCGCGCCTCGCGGCCGGTCCGGGTGCCCCCATGGAGGACCAAGTGCATGAGAATTGAGCCCGCCGAGCAATTCGCCGCGAGCGGCCGAGCGCCGGGCGTCCGCGGCTATGGCGAAAGCGTCGAGGCGCTGGTCGCGGAATATGCGCCGCTGGTGCGCAAGATCGCGTGGCAGGTCTTTTCGCGCGTGTCGCGGACGAGCGAGCTCGACGACCTGATCCAGACCGGGCTGATCGCGCTGATCGAAGCGAGCCGCCATTATGAGGAGCGCGGTTTCGCCTTCGCGACCTATGCGACGACGCGCGTCCGCGGTGCGATGATCGACCAGCTACGCCGCGAGGCCGACGTCGGCCGCTCGGCGATGGTCGCGGCGAAGCGCATCCAGGCGATGCGCGGCACGCTCGAACAGCAGCTGATGCGCGCGCCGACCCCGGCCGAGATGGCGGTCGCCTTCGACATGACGGCGGAGGATTATTTCGCGCTCGAACGCAATGCGACGCACGGCCGCTCGACCTCGCTCGACGAACTGACCGACATCGGCGCCTTCCTTGCCGCCGACGAGGATGCCGGCGCCGACGAACGCTGCGAGCAGGAGGATCTGATGGGGGCGCTGCGCCAGTGCGTCGGCCGCCTGTCCGAGCGCGAGCAGATGGTGCTCCAGCTCTATTTCTTCGAGGAACTCAACCTGCACGAAATCGGTCTGACGCTCGACGTCAGCGCCGCGCGCGTCTGCCAGATCAAGCGCGAGGCGATGATCAAGGTCGACCGCATGATGAAGGACATGACCGAATAGGGATCGGGGAGGGCTTAACGGGAGAGACACCTCCTCTCCTATCTCGTCATCCCGGCGCAGGCCGGGATCTCACCGCATCAGCCTGATGCACCGGCGAGATCCCGGCCTGCGCCGGGATGACGATTCAGATTGGGATCAGACTCTAGGCCGCCAGCTGGGGGAGAGCCTGGCGGACGCCGCCGATTTTCTCGAAATAGCTCGCCATGCGCTCGGTCCCGCTGTCGGTCAGCCGGACGATCGTGCGGCGGCGGTCGCGCTCGTCGATCGAACGATGCACCAGCCCGCGCCGTTCGAGCGAGGCGATCATGCGCAGCCCCGACGACAGCGGCACCCCCGCGCCGGTCGCGAGATCGCTGGCGCTAAGTTCGCGGCCGTGTGCGCCCGCGAGCATCATGTCGAGCATCATGTCCCAGACCGCTCCCGACATTTCGGCGGTGCCGAAATGGCTGCGGCGGATGCGGCGGATCTGGATGCTGAGCGACAGCTGGTCGAGCAGCCCGGCACTCGCCGGCGCCTCGTTCCGGGCTATCTCGCCACCGCGCGCGGCGGCAGGCGACGATTCCTCGCCGCGGCTCGCGAGCAGCTGGTGGATCTGGTCGACCCGCGATTTCAGCTCGGCAATCTCTTCGTTCGAAAATGGCTGCATGAAACGATGCCCCTGGGGAGCCACATATCAGGCCGCAACGTCATTCCGCCGACTGTAGGACCCCGATGCGTAGATGATCAGCAACAGGATCGGATAGGATATATACACCGAGAGCAGCGAATAGGGCCGCGCCAATATCTCCGAGAACATGAGCTTCTGGATATGCCCGAAAATGGCGATCAGCTGCCATCCGGTGATCCAGTAAGGCCAGAAACTCCGCGTCCGCATGGCGATGAACCAAAAGCTCATCAGAACCAGCACGTCGATGATGAAGATATTGACCTCGATGTTGGTCCAGGTCGGGAAAGGCGTCACGGCCGTCGTGAGGACCGAGGCGATCAATGCCGTATAGGCTGCCCAGCGTTCGAGCGGTCCGCCGCGACGGATCGCGACGGCCACGGTGATGAGCAGAACGGCATAATAGATCGCCACGGACCACATTGTGGCAGTCAACCTTCTTGCGGAATCAGCCGGCCTTCGCGAACGCCGGCGCGTCGGCGCCCTGGCGGTCGTTGCTGCCTTCGTCGACCAGCTTTGCCGCGGCCGGCTTGACGCCCGCGCCGAACATGCGCGTGCCGAGGCCGACTTCCTTCTGCGTCACGGTCAGCGCCAGATGCGCGTCGGTCAAGAGCTGGCGGACTTCGCCGGCGGCGGCGAGCGCCTGCGCGACCTTCGCCATCGCTTCCTGGCCGACGATCGCCGACATGTTCGTCTCGCGGCGCGCGGTGGGCAGCGTCGCGGCGAGCTGCGCGATGCGGATCATCGCCTCGTCGATGGCATCTTCGGC from uncultured Sphingopyxis sp. carries:
- a CDS encoding FliA/WhiG family RNA polymerase sigma factor; this encodes MRIEPAEQFAASGRAPGVRGYGESVEALVAEYAPLVRKIAWQVFSRVSRTSELDDLIQTGLIALIEASRHYEERGFAFATYATTRVRGAMIDQLRREADVGRSAMVAAKRIQAMRGTLEQQLMRAPTPAEMAVAFDMTAEDYFALERNATHGRSTSLDELTDIGAFLAADEDAGADERCEQEDLMGALRQCVGRLSEREQMVLQLYFFEELNLHEIGLTLDVSAARVCQIKREAMIKVDRMMKDMTE
- a CDS encoding winged helix DNA-binding protein: MQPFSNEEIAELKSRVDQIHQLLASRGEESSPAAARGGEIARNEAPASAGLLDQLSLSIQIRRIRRSHFGTAEMSGAVWDMMLDMMLAGAHGRELSASDLATGAGVPLSSGLRMIASLERRGLVHRSIDERDRRRTIVRLTDSGTERMASYFEKIGGVRQALPQLAA